The Mycolicibacterium aichiense region CGGCTTTGGCCAGGTCGAGGCCCATCGTGGTGTGCAGGGTCGGAATGAGGAACGCCGCCCCGTTGATGAAGACGTTGGCGGACAGGGTTGCGAACAGCGCGATCACGAGCATCATCCATCGGCGCACAGTGCTGATCGTGTCGACGGCCATGCGTTCATGATCCCATTCGCGTCCCACAATGCTGAATCCATTTCTCGAAATATGAGACATCTGGGTGATAGCGGGAGCCGGCGGCCCGAGCACTAGGCTGTTGCCATGCGCCTGGGTCGAATCGCCAGCCCCGATGGGGTCGCCTTCGTCAGTATCGAAGGTGACCGTGGGAGCGAAATCGTTCGTGAGATCGCCGAACATCCGTTCGGCACGCCGACGTTCACCGGCCGGACCTGGCCGCTGGCCGATGTGCGCCTGCTGGCGCCGATCCTGGCCAGCAAGGTGGTGTGCATGGGCAAGAATTACGCGGCGCACATCGCGGAGATGGGCGGCGAGGCACCGGAAGATCCGGTGATCTTCCTCAAGCCCAACACCGCAATCATCGGCCCCGGTGTGCCAATTCAGTTGCCTGTCAATGCTTCACCGGTACACCATGAGGGCGAACTCGCCGTCGTGATCGGCCGGCCGTGTAAGGACGTCCCTGCCGCCCGTGCCGCCGAGAACATCCTCGGCTACACCATCGCCAACGACGTGTCCGCCCGCGATCAGCAGAAAGCGGACGGTCAGTGGATGCGTGCGAAGGGTCACGACACGTTCTGCCCCGTCGGCCCGTGGATCGTCACCGACCTCGATCCCTCCGATCTGGAGATCCGCACCGAGGTCAACGGCGAGGTGCGCCAACTGAGCCGGACTTCGATGATGATCCACGACATCGGCGCGATCATCGAGTGGATCTCGGCTGTGATGACGTTGCTGCCCGGTGATCTCATTCTCACCGGCACGCCCGAAGGCGTCGGTCCGATCGAGAACGGCGACACCGTCAGCATCAGCGTTGAGGGCATCGGAACGTTGTCCAATCCCGTGATCCGAAAGGCCAATTGATGACCGCGGCCACCAACGACACGGTGCGCGTACGGTTTTGCCCGTCGCCAACCGGAATTCCGCACGTCGGGATGGTGCGCACCGCGCTGTTCAACTGGGCCTACGCCCGGCATACCGGCGGCACATTCGTGTTCCGCATCGAGGACACCGAC contains the following coding sequences:
- a CDS encoding fumarylacetoacetate hydrolase family protein, producing the protein MRLGRIASPDGVAFVSIEGDRGSEIVREIAEHPFGTPTFTGRTWPLADVRLLAPILASKVVCMGKNYAAHIAEMGGEAPEDPVIFLKPNTAIIGPGVPIQLPVNASPVHHEGELAVVIGRPCKDVPAARAAENILGYTIANDVSARDQQKADGQWMRAKGHDTFCPVGPWIVTDLDPSDLEIRTEVNGEVRQLSRTSMMIHDIGAIIEWISAVMTLLPGDLILTGTPEGVGPIENGDTVSISVEGIGTLSNPVIRKAN